A stretch of Oncorhynchus gorbuscha isolate QuinsamMale2020 ecotype Even-year linkage group LG24, OgorEven_v1.0, whole genome shotgun sequence DNA encodes these proteins:
- the LOC124013038 gene encoding tyrosine-protein kinase STYK1-like isoform X1, with the protein MSSYSDADNQCQPGDTICEITVYKQEVIIVPILLLASFLVTLLIVLLMRCCPGKGIRGRPSVILARPHSTRRLSAHALRQSARRNVQGIEAPPELNPLEHEELPMGTPTWRDAPDTFSAVPETPRERQHGSFNLVTPLPLSFVKPNDSVTLCRARMDNRDVILRTLKETADASERQSFLGFASFLSELGPHPFLPGLIGVLSLRTPLITVMEELEHRDLLGFLWRCRQDTGGESPCDITEKRIFTMGGQVASALEYLHGQSCIHGNVGARSVLVGRDLTAKLWGLGPAYRRKTQAGTPGELENTETRKWQAPEVLARRLVSQSSDVWSFGILLHEMVTLGDPPFPKVMANDLLQYLQRGKTQKRPANCSNSLYSIIKSCGQFAPHERPALAEVVRKLQSGEKSANDRPVLRVPGPLDIEKYLHEAGYGEAYNYTVL; encoded by the exons ATGTCGTCCTACTCTGATGCTGATAATCAGTGTCAACCGGGGGACACCATCTGTG AGATCACAGTGTACAAACAGGAAGTCATCATCGTGCCCATCCTGCTCCTTGCGAGCTTCCTGGTCACTCTGCTAATCGTTCTCCTGATGAGGTGCTGCCCTGGAAAGGGAATCCGCGGACGACCCAGCGTAATCCTAGCCCGACCACACAGCACCCGAAGGTTGAGCGCACACGCACTGAGGCAAAGTGCCAGACGGAACGTACAGGGCATTGAGG CTCCTCCTGAGCTGAACCCACTGGAGCATGAGGAGTTACCTATGGGCACTCCGACCTGGCGTGACGCCCCAGACACCTTTTCAGCAGTACCGGAGACGCCCAGAGAGAGGCAGCATGGCTCTTTCAACCTAGTCACTCCGCTGCCCCTGTCCTTTGTCAAACCGAATGACTCTGTCACCCTCTGCCGGGCAAGGATGGACAACAGAGATGTGATTCTACGGACACTTAAAG AGACGGCTGATGCCAGCGAGCGCCAGTCCTTCCTGGGCTTTGCCTCGTTTCTGTCTGAGCTGGGGCCCCACCCCTTTCTGCCTGGTCTGATAGGCGTGCTCTCCCTACGTACCCCCCTCATCACCGTGATGGAGGAACTGGAGCACAGGGACCTGCTGGGGTTCCTATGGAGGTGTCGACAG GACACAGGCGGGGAGTCCCCATGCGACATCACAGAGAAGCGCATCTTCACCATGGGAGGACAAGTGGCTTCTGCTctg GAATACCTGCATGGTCAGAGCTGTATCCATGGCAACGTTGGAGCTCGGAGCGTGTTGGTTGGCAGAGACCTGACAGCTAAACTGTGGGGATTGGGTCCAGCATACCGCAGGAAAACACAAGCAGGAACTCCAGGAGAGCTGGAGAACACCGAGACGAGGAAGTGGCAGGCTCCAGAAGTATTGGCAAGGAGACTTGTCAGTCAAAGCAGTGACGT CTGGTCTTTTGGTATCCTGCTCCATGAAATGGTGACACTCG GTGACCCACCATTCCCTAAAGTCATGGCCAATGATCTTCTCCAATACCTCCAGAGAGGAAAGACTCAGAAGAGACCCGCTAATTGTTCGAACTCACT GTATTCCATAATCAAGTCCTGTGGCCAGTTCGCTCCACACGAGCGCCCTGCATTGGCTGAAGTGGTCCGGAAGCTTCAATCAGGAGAGAAGAGTGCCAACGATAGGCCAGTTCTTCGAGTGCCTGGACCACTGGACATTGAGAAGTACCTGCACGAGGCGGGATATGGAGAGGCCTACAATTACACTGTTCTCTGA
- the LOC124013038 gene encoding tyrosine-protein kinase STYK1-like isoform X2, producing the protein MWNSTYAAAPCSVSTHKSPPELNPLEHEELPMGTPTWRDAPDTFSAVPETPRERQHGSFNLVTPLPLSFVKPNDSVTLCRARMDNRDVILRTLKETADASERQSFLGFASFLSELGPHPFLPGLIGVLSLRTPLITVMEELEHRDLLGFLWRCRQDTGGESPCDITEKRIFTMGGQVASALEYLHGQSCIHGNVGARSVLVGRDLTAKLWGLGPAYRRKTQAGTPGELENTETRKWQAPEVLARRLVSQSSDVWSFGILLHEMVTLGDPPFPKVMANDLLQYLQRGKTQKRPANCSNSLYSIIKSCGQFAPHERPALAEVVRKLQSGEKSANDRPVLRVPGPLDIEKYLHEAGYGEAYNYTVL; encoded by the exons atgtggaactcaacatacgCTGCTGCGCCTTGTTCCGTCTCTACACACAAAT CTCCTCCTGAGCTGAACCCACTGGAGCATGAGGAGTTACCTATGGGCACTCCGACCTGGCGTGACGCCCCAGACACCTTTTCAGCAGTACCGGAGACGCCCAGAGAGAGGCAGCATGGCTCTTTCAACCTAGTCACTCCGCTGCCCCTGTCCTTTGTCAAACCGAATGACTCTGTCACCCTCTGCCGGGCAAGGATGGACAACAGAGATGTGATTCTACGGACACTTAAAG AGACGGCTGATGCCAGCGAGCGCCAGTCCTTCCTGGGCTTTGCCTCGTTTCTGTCTGAGCTGGGGCCCCACCCCTTTCTGCCTGGTCTGATAGGCGTGCTCTCCCTACGTACCCCCCTCATCACCGTGATGGAGGAACTGGAGCACAGGGACCTGCTGGGGTTCCTATGGAGGTGTCGACAG GACACAGGCGGGGAGTCCCCATGCGACATCACAGAGAAGCGCATCTTCACCATGGGAGGACAAGTGGCTTCTGCTctg GAATACCTGCATGGTCAGAGCTGTATCCATGGCAACGTTGGAGCTCGGAGCGTGTTGGTTGGCAGAGACCTGACAGCTAAACTGTGGGGATTGGGTCCAGCATACCGCAGGAAAACACAAGCAGGAACTCCAGGAGAGCTGGAGAACACCGAGACGAGGAAGTGGCAGGCTCCAGAAGTATTGGCAAGGAGACTTGTCAGTCAAAGCAGTGACGT CTGGTCTTTTGGTATCCTGCTCCATGAAATGGTGACACTCG GTGACCCACCATTCCCTAAAGTCATGGCCAATGATCTTCTCCAATACCTCCAGAGAGGAAAGACTCAGAAGAGACCCGCTAATTGTTCGAACTCACT GTATTCCATAATCAAGTCCTGTGGCCAGTTCGCTCCACACGAGCGCCCTGCATTGGCTGAAGTGGTCCGGAAGCTTCAATCAGGAGAGAAGAGTGCCAACGATAGGCCAGTTCTTCGAGTGCCTGGACCACTGGACATTGAGAAGTACCTGCACGAGGCGGGATATGGAGAGGCCTACAATTACACTGTTCTCTGA